The following are encoded in a window of Bacillus oleivorans genomic DNA:
- a CDS encoding homocysteine synthase, producing MTNEFEAYQPETLLLHGGQEPDPATGSRAVPIYQTTSYVFKNTEHAQNLFALAEQGNIYTRIMNPTVDVFEKRMALLEGGAAAVATSSGAAAIAFAILNIAGAGDEIVASSDLYGGTFNLFSATLPRYGINVKFVDPTDPENFRAAITDKTKAIFAEIIGNPSLHVLDVEKVAAVAHDNGVPLIVDNTFASPIACQPIKWGADIVVHSATKWIGGHGTSIGGVVVDGGTFDWNSERFPGFTEPDRSYHGLRYATDVGNVGFAIKLRVQLLRDIGACLSPQNAFLFLQGLETLHLRIERHTENALKLAQYLQDHPAVEWVSYPGLEQHSSHEVAKKYFRTGFGSIVNFGIKGGREAGRKVIDNVQLWSHVANVGDAKSLIIHPASTTHQQLSPEELKLTGVTEELIRLSVGIESIQDIIHDLDRAIFVATGLSSKVEVAADREE from the coding sequence ATGACTAATGAATTTGAAGCTTACCAGCCTGAAACATTACTTTTACACGGTGGACAAGAGCCAGACCCCGCAACAGGATCACGCGCAGTTCCGATTTACCAAACCACTTCCTACGTTTTTAAAAACACAGAGCATGCACAAAATCTTTTTGCTTTAGCGGAGCAAGGCAATATTTATACAAGAATTATGAACCCAACGGTGGATGTTTTTGAGAAAAGAATGGCTTTGCTTGAAGGAGGAGCTGCAGCTGTTGCAACCTCTTCGGGAGCTGCTGCAATCGCCTTTGCGATCCTCAATATTGCCGGAGCAGGAGACGAAATTGTCGCTTCTTCTGATCTATATGGCGGAACTTTTAATCTTTTTTCAGCTACCCTGCCTCGATACGGTATCAATGTAAAATTTGTCGACCCAACCGATCCAGAAAATTTCCGTGCCGCGATCACTGATAAAACAAAAGCGATCTTCGCAGAAATTATTGGGAATCCAAGCTTACATGTTCTTGATGTTGAAAAAGTAGCAGCAGTAGCACATGACAATGGGGTACCTTTAATTGTCGATAACACTTTTGCATCCCCAATTGCTTGTCAGCCAATTAAGTGGGGAGCCGATATTGTGGTTCACTCTGCTACGAAATGGATTGGCGGTCATGGAACATCGATTGGCGGCGTTGTAGTTGATGGCGGTACATTTGACTGGAATTCAGAGCGATTCCCAGGATTCACTGAGCCAGACCGCAGCTATCATGGACTTCGATATGCGACTGATGTTGGTAATGTAGGGTTTGCTATTAAACTTAGAGTCCAATTATTACGGGATATAGGTGCTTGCTTAAGTCCGCAAAACGCTTTCTTATTCCTGCAAGGGCTTGAAACCTTACATTTACGGATTGAACGTCATACGGAAAATGCATTGAAGCTAGCTCAGTATCTGCAGGATCATCCAGCTGTCGAATGGGTTTCCTACCCTGGGTTAGAACAGCACTCGTCACATGAAGTCGCGAAAAAATATTTCAGAACAGGTTTCGGCTCGATCGTGAACTTTGGCATTAAAGGGGGAAGAGAGGCTGGTCGAAAAGTGATTGATAACGTACAGCTCTGGTCTCATGTGGCTAATGTTGGCGATGCGAAGTCACTCATTATTCATCCGGCTTCAACCACTCATCAGCAGTTGAGTCCTGAAGAATTAAAATTAACCGGCGTAACGGAAGAGTTAATTCGTCTATCTGTGGGAATAGAATCTATTCAAGATATTATCCATGATTTAGACCGGGCCATCTTCGTGGCAACTGGCCTGTCTTCAAAAGTTGAAGTTGCGGCTGATCGTGAGGAATAA
- a CDS encoding trans-sulfuration enzyme family protein, whose protein sequence is MSQSFETKAVHFAIDQASINRSKTTPIYQTSVFSFKTLEELESHYTGELPYLYTRNGNPNTDELGQAVALLENAEAGVASSSGLSAIMAGILAVCKNGDHIIASEDVYGGTYHFLEQQLKEIGIKVTFVDFTYPEQIEAAITPNTKLLYSETITNPFLCVESLETLVTLAKKHNLTSMVDNTFATPYLLRPLEKGIDIVIHSATKYIGGHSDVTAGVVVGSKKWVELAKQKVVTWGANVSPFEAWLACRGLKTMALRMRQQCENAEKLAAFLQEHPAVEKVFYPTSVSEKGNGAMVSVELKPEIDMSLFFANLSWIAIVPSLAGVETTVSYPLATSHRALPKEVRKKLGITSHLVRISVGIEDFSDIENAFQQALKLAEK, encoded by the coding sequence GTGTCTCAATCATTTGAAACGAAAGCGGTCCATTTTGCGATCGATCAAGCATCGATTAATCGAAGTAAAACCACGCCAATCTATCAGACGTCTGTGTTTTCTTTTAAAACCCTGGAGGAACTAGAATCACATTATACAGGTGAGCTTCCTTACTTATATACACGAAACGGTAACCCTAATACGGATGAGTTGGGACAAGCGGTCGCATTATTAGAAAATGCAGAGGCGGGTGTTGCTTCTTCTTCTGGTCTTTCTGCGATTATGGCAGGAATCCTGGCAGTTTGTAAAAATGGAGACCACATTATAGCAAGTGAGGACGTTTATGGAGGAACCTACCATTTCCTTGAGCAGCAGCTGAAGGAAATTGGAATTAAGGTAACTTTTGTTGATTTTACATACCCTGAACAAATAGAGGCGGCGATTACCCCAAACACTAAACTGCTTTATTCTGAAACGATCACGAATCCTTTTTTATGTGTGGAATCACTAGAAACCCTAGTAACGCTAGCCAAAAAACATAACCTGACGTCAATGGTTGATAATACGTTCGCTACCCCTTATTTACTAAGACCGCTTGAAAAAGGAATTGATATTGTCATTCATTCGGCCACTAAATACATTGGCGGACATAGTGATGTGACGGCTGGGGTAGTGGTCGGCAGTAAAAAATGGGTCGAGCTTGCGAAACAAAAAGTGGTTACATGGGGTGCAAATGTAAGTCCATTTGAAGCGTGGCTTGCTTGTCGGGGACTGAAAACGATGGCGCTGCGGATGAGGCAGCAATGTGAAAATGCAGAGAAACTCGCTGCCTTTTTACAAGAGCACCCAGCCGTTGAGAAAGTTTTTTATCCGACCAGCGTTTCTGAAAAAGGAAACGGCGCGATGGTGTCGGTTGAGCTGAAGCCTGAGATTGATATGAGTTTATTTTTTGCTAACCTATCCTGGATTGCCATTGTTCCTTCGCTGGCAGGAGTAGAAACTACGGTGTCTTATCCGCTTGCGACTTCCCACCGGGCACTCCCGAAAGAAGTTCGGAAAAAATTAGGCATAACGTCCCATTTAGTGCGTATATCTGTTGGTATAGAGGATTTTTCTGACATAGAGAATGCATTTCAGCAAGCATTGAAATTAGCGGAAAAATAA
- a CDS encoding murein hydrolase activator EnvC family protein: MKKSTLSIVTAFFLLVGTLTYSVAEANTLSDLEDQKDSISEERSGVNSEIDKKNAEISSLQAEQDRIKQEVQALDTKISETNTKINEKDQEIARKKEEISLLQAEIRELTETIEKRNELLKERARSFQRSGGALSYLDVLLGANSFGEFISRVNAVSTIMDADKQLIKQQEEDLAKLEKLQKQQEEELAKLETLRKELEEMKASLDSQRKEKDALMEELRQQQINIENEVMDLKEQEELLAAQEAAMAKAIKLEKERLAELERQRKAAQANGGSYPADTGGSFMIPSAGYVSSEFGPRWGDFHYGIDIAKGGHVPVLAAADGVVIRSYYSPSYGNAIFVSHSINGQIFTTVYAHLNSRSVGEGEVVARGQQIGVMGNTGMSFGQHLHFEIHEGPWNANKSNAVDPRKYLSF; encoded by the coding sequence TTGAAAAAAAGCACGCTTTCAATAGTTACAGCGTTTTTTCTATTAGTTGGAACTCTCACATATAGCGTAGCTGAGGCAAATACGCTAAGCGATTTAGAAGATCAAAAAGATTCAATTAGTGAAGAACGCTCAGGGGTCAACAGCGAAATCGATAAAAAGAATGCAGAAATCAGCAGCTTACAGGCGGAACAGGATCGCATAAAGCAAGAAGTACAGGCTCTTGATACAAAGATTTCAGAAACGAACACAAAGATTAATGAAAAAGATCAAGAGATTGCTAGAAAAAAAGAAGAGATTTCCCTTCTTCAAGCTGAGATTAGAGAATTAACAGAAACGATTGAGAAGCGAAATGAATTATTAAAAGAACGGGCTCGTTCTTTCCAGCGCTCTGGAGGTGCCCTAAGTTATTTAGATGTTTTACTAGGTGCTAATAGCTTCGGGGAATTCATTAGCCGCGTTAACGCTGTTTCGACAATTATGGATGCGGACAAGCAGTTAATCAAACAACAAGAAGAAGACTTAGCTAAATTAGAAAAGCTGCAAAAACAACAAGAAGAAGAGCTTGCGAAATTAGAAACTTTACGAAAAGAACTGGAAGAAATGAAAGCAAGCCTAGATTCCCAGCGTAAAGAAAAAGATGCACTCATGGAAGAGCTTCGTCAGCAGCAAATCAACATTGAAAATGAAGTAATGGATCTAAAAGAACAGGAAGAATTGCTGGCAGCACAAGAAGCTGCCATGGCCAAAGCGATAAAACTTGAAAAAGAAAGATTAGCTGAATTAGAGCGACAAAGAAAGGCAGCTCAAGCTAATGGCGGATCTTATCCTGCTGATACGGGCGGATCCTTTATGATTCCTTCTGCCGGATATGTTTCATCGGAATTCGGACCAAGATGGGGAGACTTCCACTACGGAATAGATATTGCTAAAGGCGGTCATGTTCCAGTTCTAGCAGCAGCAGATGGTGTCGTTATCCGGTCTTATTACTCTCCAAGCTATGGAAATGCTATATTTGTCAGCCATTCCATTAACGGACAAATCTTTACCACCGTTTATGCACACTTAAACAGCCGAAGCGTAGGTGAAGGTGAAGTTGTCGCAAGAGGACAGCAAATTGGTGTTATGGGTAACACGGGTATGTCCTTCGGTCAGCACTTACACTTTGAAATTCACGAAGGACCATGGAATGCCAACAAGTCAAACGCCGTGGATCCAAGAAAGTATCTTTCGTTCTAA
- the ftsX gene encoding permease-like cell division protein FtsX: MKARTLLRHIRESIKSLGRNSWMTFASVSAVTVTLLLVGVFFLIMMNLNSVATSLEEDVEIHVYIDLTADQAAVEQLGEQIKALNGVEEVTFSSKDQELAVFAESMGDEGELFALWQQENPLHDKYIVKATDPRNTQAVANQIKVMQSVNETEYGAGKIENLFNILEMGRNVGLVLIVGLLFTAMFLISNTIKITILARSKEIEIMRLVGATNGFIRWPFFLEGMWLGVLGSFVPITIIAILYKKVYDYLAPQLESTFIRILDYTPFIYQLSGVLILLGALIGIWGSTMSIRKFLKA, from the coding sequence ATGAAAGCTAGAACCCTCCTTAGACATATTCGTGAGAGCATCAAGAGTTTAGGACGTAACAGTTGGATGACCTTCGCGTCAGTCAGTGCCGTAACGGTCACGCTGCTATTAGTCGGAGTATTTTTTCTGATCATGATGAATTTAAATTCGGTTGCAACATCACTAGAAGAAGATGTTGAAATCCATGTTTATATCGATTTGACCGCTGACCAAGCGGCGGTAGAACAATTAGGCGAACAAATAAAAGCCTTAAACGGTGTGGAGGAAGTTACTTTTTCTTCTAAGGACCAGGAGCTTGCTGTGTTTGCAGAAAGCATGGGAGATGAGGGTGAGCTCTTTGCCCTCTGGCAGCAGGAAAACCCTTTACACGATAAATACATTGTCAAAGCAACCGACCCAAGAAATACTCAGGCTGTCGCCAATCAAATCAAAGTCATGCAGAGTGTAAACGAAACTGAGTACGGGGCTGGAAAAATAGAAAATCTATTTAACATCCTTGAAATGGGAAGGAACGTTGGACTTGTTTTAATAGTTGGGCTACTGTTTACAGCGATGTTCCTTATTTCTAATACGATTAAAATTACGATTCTTGCCAGAAGCAAAGAGATTGAAATCATGCGATTGGTTGGAGCTACGAATGGTTTCATCAGATGGCCGTTTTTCCTGGAAGGAATGTGGCTTGGGGTATTAGGTTCTTTTGTTCCAATTACCATTATCGCGATACTATACAAAAAAGTTTATGATTACCTGGCTCCTCAGCTGGAATCTACTTTTATAAGAATATTGGACTATACTCCATTTATCTATCAGCTGTCCGGAGTGCTTATTCTGCTAGGGGCACTGATTGGAATCTGGGGAAGTACCATGTCAATTCGCAAGTTCTTAAAAGCTTAA
- the ftsE gene encoding cell division ATP-binding protein FtsE yields the protein MIEMKDVYKKYKNGVMAANGINVKIDKGEFVYVVGPSGAGKSTFIKMMYREEKPSSGVIIVNSTNLSTLRNSRVPIFRRNLGVVFQDFKLLPKLTVYENVAFALEAIEETPKQIRRRVMEVLDLVSLKHKARMLPSELSGGEQQRISIARSIVNSPKVVIADEPTGNLDPDTSWDIMRIFEEINNRGTTVVMATHNKEIVNTLKHRVIAVENGQIVRDEEKGDYGYES from the coding sequence ATGATAGAAATGAAGGACGTTTATAAAAAATATAAAAACGGCGTTATGGCTGCAAATGGCATTAACGTCAAGATTGATAAAGGTGAATTTGTTTATGTCGTAGGTCCCAGCGGTGCGGGCAAGTCTACGTTTATAAAAATGATGTATCGTGAGGAAAAGCCGTCAAGCGGAGTCATTATTGTTAATAGTACGAATCTATCAACACTTCGCAACAGCCGGGTTCCGATCTTTAGAAGAAATCTAGGCGTAGTTTTTCAGGATTTTAAGCTTTTGCCGAAACTAACAGTCTATGAAAATGTTGCTTTTGCACTAGAGGCGATCGAAGAAACTCCAAAGCAAATCCGCAGACGGGTTATGGAGGTTCTTGATTTAGTGAGCTTAAAGCATAAAGCAAGAATGCTTCCATCTGAGCTTTCAGGGGGAGAACAGCAGCGGATTTCGATTGCACGTTCCATTGTAAACTCGCCAAAGGTTGTCATAGCGGACGAGCCCACAGGTAACTTAGATCCTGATACGAGCTGGGACATTATGAGAATCTTTGAGGAAATTAATAACCGCGGTACAACAGTGGTCATGGCTACTCACAACAAAGAGATTGTTAACACCCTAAAACATCGTGTTATTGCCGTTGAAAACGGACAGATTGTACGCGATGAAGAGAAAGGAGATTATGGCTATGAAAGCTAG
- the cccB gene encoding cytochrome c551: MPKKLFSFFILFMLALAACGGGEEEETNQENGADTSAIEAQARPIYEQNCLQCHGQNLEGTGGPSLQKVGSKYSQAEIEEIILEGKGTNMPGGLIQGDEAAAVAEWLSTLK; the protein is encoded by the coding sequence TTGCCTAAAAAATTATTTTCTTTTTTCATCCTGTTCATGCTTGCATTAGCAGCATGCGGCGGGGGCGAGGAGGAAGAAACCAATCAAGAAAATGGGGCTGATACGAGTGCAATTGAAGCACAAGCACGACCTATTTACGAACAAAATTGTCTGCAATGTCACGGTCAAAATCTAGAAGGAACAGGCGGACCTTCCCTTCAAAAGGTAGGTTCTAAATACTCGCAAGCGGAAATCGAGGAGATTATTTTAGAAGGTAAAGGAACGAATATGCCTGGAGGTTTGATTCAAGGCGATGAAGCTGCGGCTGTAGCAGAATGGCTTTCCACTTTAAAATAA